TTTTTTGCCTAATTTCATACGCCGAACACCTCCCTGCATATTTTTTCGATTTCCTTGCGGAACTGGCGGCTGTCCTTCAGGGACAAATCCGCTAGCAGATTCCCGGCAAGATACTGTTCCTCCAGCTCCGGCGAATGGGTCAGGGTAAAGGCCACCGAGCCCAGCGCCTGTCCGATCTGCTCCCCGGCTTGCCGGGGCTTGACGTTGCCGGCAACCTTGTACTGCTTCTCCGCATCCCATTTGGAATCCCGGAGCAGCGGGAGCTGGCTGGAGAGATAGCTCACGGACTTCAGATCGGCGTTTGCGAGCCGCAGAACGCTGTCGGCCTCCATGAGCGCCACGGCGGAGAGAATGTCATTGGCAATATAGCTGCCGCAGTCCGCCACCACGAAAGGGGCGATTTTCCGCAGATTGTCCAGAAGCTCCTGCGCCTGTACCTGCTCATAGGGCGGGTAGGTGTACTCGTTTTCACCCTTTTTCATGCCCAGGATGGTGAGATATTTGTGCTTTTTCAGCGTCACCAGATTGTGCTTGATGAGCGGCTCCGTCACATGGGCGGCGGCAAGAATACTGCCCAACGAATGCTCTCCCTCCAGTTCGGAGAGCGGACAAATGCAGGGCAGCATGGGCGCGGTCATATCGCAGAGCAGCAGCACCACGTTTTTCTTCCGGTCAGCAAGGTGCTTGGCAATCTTTACGGCAGTGACGGTTTTTCCGCTGCCGGGAGAGCCCCAAACGGCAAGGATGCCATCCTGCGGTTCCTGCTCCGGCGGGGCATCCTTTTCCGCAGATGGGTGGGTAAAGATGCCCTTTTTCTTAAAGTTCAGCATCACTGCGCCTCACTTTCTACAGGCACTTCGGATGTAGTGCTTTCCTCCG
The window above is part of the Novisyntrophococcus fermenticellae genome. Proteins encoded here:
- a CDS encoding ParA family protein, with protein sequence MLNFKKKGIFTHPSAEKDAPPEQEPQDGILAVWGSPGSGKTVTAVKIAKHLADRKKNVVLLLCDMTAPMLPCICPLSELEGEHSLGSILAAAHVTEPLIKHNLVTLKKHKYLTILGMKKGENEYTYPPYEQVQAQELLDNLRKIAPFVVADCGSYIANDILSAVALMEADSVLRLANADLKSVSYLSSQLPLLRDSKWDAEKQYKVAGNVKPRQAGEQIGQALGSVAFTLTHSPELEEQYLAGNLLADLSLKDSRQFRKEIEKICREVFGV